One region of Myxococcales bacterium genomic DNA includes:
- the fliN gene encoding flagellar motor switch protein FliN has protein sequence MQQESRTSKPAAKEAAGDPNLDPAAWGLTEDDLKAEGEKKAPPKETPPPAAPVTQKMPMQTFEKAPAPAGTQRDLDFVLDIPLVLTVEVGRSRLTIGELLTLGPGSIVELQKLAGEPLEVFINDKLVARGEAVIINEKFGIRLTDVISKAERIESLK, from the coding sequence ATGCAGCAGGAAAGCCGGACGAGCAAGCCCGCCGCGAAAGAAGCCGCCGGCGATCCGAATCTCGATCCGGCCGCGTGGGGTTTGACCGAGGACGATCTCAAAGCGGAAGGGGAGAAAAAGGCGCCGCCGAAGGAAACGCCGCCCCCCGCGGCGCCCGTCACCCAGAAAATGCCGATGCAAACCTTCGAAAAAGCCCCGGCGCCCGCCGGCACCCAGCGCGATCTCGATTTCGTGCTGGATATTCCGCTCGTGCTGACCGTCGAGGTCGGCCGCTCCCGGCTGACGATCGGCGAATTGCTGACCCTGGGGCCGGGCAGTATCGTGGAACTGCAAAAGCTGGCCGGCGAGCCGTTGGAGGTTTTCATCAACGACAAGCTGGTGGCCCGCGGCGAAGCCGTGATCATCAACGAAAAATTCGGCATCCGTTTGACCGACGTCATCAGCAAGGCCGAGCGGATCGAGTCCTTGAAGTAA
- the fliM gene encoding flagellar motor switch protein FliM, whose protein sequence is MGQVLSQDEVDALLAAVTDGSIESETPVAPEEAKAPAAPAYAPHEVRPYDITSQDRIFRGKMPMLEVIHEKFCRDFRTSLSIELRRVVDVEVGDIRLVKFGEFLNSLPLPTSINLFKMEPLRGMGAMIVESSFAFVLVNIFLGGMGKTRFRVEGRDFTAIELNIVRKVVNGALTELQHAWEPIEPVRIEFQRTEINPQFVSIAHPTEIVLVIESSVDVEGNSGLIQIVIPYAMVEPLREKLSSGFLGEGAAYDDSAWRTVLTDAVKESEVEMKVQLGRVKISLEQLIKLQDGQVLQLDKFSDEAVDILIENIAKFRAVVGTERGYKAVRII, encoded by the coding sequence ATGGGTCAGGTCCTCAGCCAAGACGAAGTTGACGCCCTACTGGCGGCGGTGACCGACGGCTCGATCGAATCGGAGACGCCGGTTGCGCCCGAGGAGGCCAAGGCGCCGGCGGCGCCGGCCTACGCGCCGCATGAGGTGCGGCCGTACGACATCACCAGCCAGGACCGCATCTTCCGCGGCAAGATGCCCATGCTCGAAGTGATTCACGAAAAATTCTGCCGCGACTTCCGCACCTCGCTCTCGATCGAGTTGCGCCGCGTCGTCGACGTGGAAGTGGGCGACATCCGCCTGGTGAAATTCGGCGAATTTCTCAACAGTCTGCCGCTGCCCACTTCGATCAACCTCTTCAAAATGGAGCCGCTGCGCGGCATGGGGGCGATGATCGTCGAGAGCAGCTTCGCTTTCGTGCTGGTTAATATTTTTCTCGGCGGCATGGGCAAGACCCGCTTCCGTGTGGAAGGCCGCGATTTCACCGCGATCGAATTGAACATCGTTCGCAAGGTCGTCAACGGCGCGCTGACCGAGTTGCAGCACGCCTGGGAGCCGATCGAACCGGTGCGCATCGAATTTCAGCGGACCGAGATCAACCCGCAGTTCGTCTCGATCGCCCACCCGACGGAAATCGTGCTGGTGATCGAAAGCAGCGTCGACGTCGAGGGCAATTCGGGCTTGATTCAAATCGTCATCCCTTACGCCATGGTCGAGCCGCTGCGCGAGAAACTCTCGTCCGGCTTCCTGGGCGAGGGCGCCGCCTACGACGATTCCGCCTGGCGGACCGTGCTGACCGACGCGGTCAAGGAATCCGAAGTGGAAATGAAGGTGCAGTTGGGCCGGGTGAAAATCAGCCTCGAACAACTGATCAAGCTGCAGGACGGCCAGGTGCTGCAACTGGATAAATTTTCCGACGAAGCGGTCGATATCTTGATCGAAAACATCGCGAAGTTCCGCGCGGTGGTGGGCACCGAGCGCGGCTATAAAGCCGTCCGGATTATTTGA
- a CDS encoding flagellar basal body-associated FliL family protein, giving the protein MAEQEELEKGEQEQKKGGGKKKLIFIAVGAVVLIGAVVGALFGFGVIGGKHHAATENNPASADPGEAAKPVDPTVVLPSVELESFVVNLADTDQNRFLKVTMVVELTKEELKKEIESRKPKVKDAIITLLSGKTSAQVRDSKGKLKLRQEITLRLNEILGTNAVNEILFTEFIIS; this is encoded by the coding sequence ATGGCGGAGCAAGAAGAGCTCGAGAAGGGCGAACAAGAGCAGAAAAAGGGCGGCGGCAAAAAGAAGTTGATCTTCATCGCCGTGGGCGCGGTGGTGTTGATCGGCGCGGTGGTCGGAGCTTTGTTCGGATTCGGCGTCATCGGGGGCAAGCATCATGCCGCGACCGAAAACAATCCGGCTTCGGCCGACCCGGGCGAGGCCGCGAAGCCCGTCGATCCGACCGTGGTGCTGCCGTCGGTCGAACTGGAATCCTTCGTGGTCAATCTCGCCGACACCGATCAAAACCGTTTCCTCAAGGTGACCATGGTGGTCGAGCTGACCAAGGAAGAACTCAAGAAGGAAATCGAATCGCGCAAACCGAAGGTCAAGGACGCGATCATCACCTTGCTGTCCGGAAAAACCTCCGCCCAGGTGCGCGACAGCAAGGGCAAGCTGAAATTGCGTCAGGAAATCACGCTGCGGTTGAACGAAATCCTCGGGACCAACGCGGTCAACGAGATTCTGTTCACCGAGTTCATCATCTCCTAA
- a CDS encoding HDOD domain-containing protein: MAEQPRLKFKVRCPHCNQMFIVNATMEEAIKTEPVVPPRPAASPPSPPSPPPLSAAPPRPAPEPIEEERELTPEEEDFRDRIVKAILARDFELPMLPHVALKVIRLSSDPDASMQDLAKVILTDQTIAAKILQIANSPVYAAITEISNINQALVRLGQAEVKNLMLAISLGTKIFKSRLYGRLAKTLWEKAVGVAFAARVLATKLNADRDESFLCGLMHNIGRMIALSILEKAQHEVGSDFRPPESMAIGILDQYHRDIGELTVAKWALPPVVGTVIAHFETPQNQTTPQRVVSVISLADVFCRQAGIGLAAPEEIDLASHPATRLLRLEPALGKEMFDRFVQIFASAKNEFL, encoded by the coding sequence ATGGCGGAACAACCGCGACTCAAATTCAAGGTCCGGTGCCCTCACTGCAACCAGATGTTTATCGTCAACGCCACAATGGAAGAAGCGATAAAAACGGAACCGGTCGTCCCGCCGCGACCGGCGGCGTCGCCGCCTTCGCCTCCGTCCCCGCCGCCGCTTTCCGCCGCACCGCCGCGGCCCGCGCCGGAACCGATCGAGGAAGAGCGGGAACTGACGCCGGAGGAGGAGGATTTCCGCGATCGGATCGTCAAGGCGATCCTGGCCCGCGATTTCGAACTGCCGATGCTGCCGCACGTGGCGTTGAAGGTCATCCGCTTGTCCAGCGACCCCGACGCCAGCATGCAGGATCTGGCCAAGGTGATTCTGACCGACCAGACGATCGCCGCGAAAATTCTGCAAATCGCCAACAGTCCCGTTTATGCGGCGATCACGGAAATCAGCAACATCAACCAGGCGCTGGTGCGCCTCGGCCAGGCCGAGGTAAAGAACCTGATGCTGGCCATCAGCCTGGGAACGAAAATTTTCAAAAGCCGGCTGTACGGCCGGCTGGCCAAAACGCTGTGGGAAAAAGCCGTCGGGGTAGCCTTCGCCGCGCGCGTTCTGGCCACGAAACTCAACGCCGATCGCGACGAATCGTTTCTCTGCGGCTTGATGCACAACATCGGCCGGATGATCGCGCTGAGCATCCTGGAAAAGGCGCAACACGAGGTCGGCTCCGATTTCCGGCCGCCGGAAAGCATGGCGATCGGCATTCTCGATCAATACCATCGCGACATCGGTGAACTGACGGTGGCCAAGTGGGCGCTGCCGCCAGTCGTCGGCACGGTCATCGCGCACTTCGAGACGCCGCAAAATCAGACCACTCCCCAGCGGGTGGTTTCGGTCATTTCGTTGGCCGACGTGTTTTGCCGTCAGGCCGGAATCGGCTTGGCCGCCCCCGAGGAAATCGACCTGGCGAGTCATCCAGCGACGCGCCTGCTGCGGCTGGAGCCGGCGCTGGGCAAGGAAATGTTCGATCGGTTCGTGCAGATATTCGCGAGCGCGAAAAACGAATTTCTCTAA